From Aedes albopictus strain Foshan chromosome 1, AalbF5, whole genome shotgun sequence, one genomic window encodes:
- the LOC134292196 gene encoding uncharacterized protein LOC134292196 has product MADLRALVKSERRVLNTLEGLENFARRYDPSQDEPQIAVRLESLEAICKEFYAIRQRIELLTDETAEDEDDKDVQVREKANLAALTEFEERYFRLKASLVSKRAPPLPTATTSGIGQPGDRSESSFSKVKLPEIRLPSFGGRIKEWVPFRDSFCSLIHENKQLNDMDRFSYLKSALSGEALQEIESVGLSAANYSVAWKALESRYENKKLIVKAHLDALFAVEGMKRESYDGLSNLISGFEKNLQMLQKIGEDTAAWSTILAYMVYSRLDPATLRQWETHHNSKDVPTYQNMLDFLRSHCAVLQSVAPASSKPSGSDYRSSKPSVCHTTVKPSRKCPFCGDSWHPAFVCGKFQRLQVSERLEVVSKAKLCRNCLSLGHWARYCDKGTCRHCQQKHHTLLHGAPIRSSVPQSQSNPPTQTRQQPQSPQPDRIHGERLAT; this is encoded by the coding sequence ATGGCCGATCTACGTGCCCTTGTTAAGAGTGAGCGACGTGTGTTGAATACGCTGGAAGGACTGGAAAATTTCGCGCGGAGATACGATCCCAGCCAGGACGAACCACAAATTGCAGTGcgcctggaatccctggaggcaatcTGCAAGGAGTTTTACGCGATTCGGCAACGAATTGAGCTGCTAACGGACGAAACCGCTGAGGATGAGGACGACAAGGATGTCCAAGTGCGCGAAAAGGCCAACCTGGCGGCACTTACCGAGTTCGAAGAGCGATATTTTCGTCTGAAGGCCAGTCTAGTATCGAAGCGAGCTCCCCCACTACCAACCGCGACGACATCCGGAATCGGTCAACCTGGTGACCGGTCGGAATCATCTTTTTCAAAGGTGAAGCTACCAGAGATTCGCCTTCCGTCGTTTGGTGGGAGGATTAAGGAGTGGGTCCCGTTTCGGGACAGCTTCTGTAGCCTGATCCATGAGAACAAGCAGCTCAACGACATGGACAGGTTCAGCTATTTGAAGTCGGCCCTTTCTGGAGAAGCGTTGCAGGAGATCGAGTCTGTGGGGCTTTCAGCTGCAAACTATAGCGTAGCGTGGAAGGCGCTGGAATCCCGCTATGAGAACAAAAAACTTATAGTGAAAGCCCACCTCGATGCTCTTTTTGCCGTGGAAGGCATGAAACGCGAGAGTTACGACGGCTTGAGCAACCTCATCAGCGGGTTCGAGAAAAACCtccagatgctgcagaagattggAGAAGATACCGCTGCGTGGAGCACTATTCTGGCGTACATGGTGTATTCCCGACTGGATCCTGCCACGCTACGGCAGTGGGAAACGCATCACAATTCTAAGGACGTGCCAACGTACCAGAACATGCTCGATTTTCTACGCAGCCATTGTGCAGTGCTGCAATCCGTCGCACCCGCGAGTTCGAAGCCGAGCGGTTCCGACTATCGCTCATCGAAGCCATCCGTGTGCCATACCACCGTCAAACCGTCGAGGAAGTGCCCATTCTGTGGAGATTCGTGGCATCCCGCCTTCGTCTGTGGAAAGTTTCAACGGTTACAAGTTTCGGAGCGCCTCGAAGTTGTTTCCAAGGCAAAGCTGTGTCGGAACTGTCTCAGCCTTGGCCATTGGGCCCGATACTGCGACAAGGGAACCTGTCGTCACTGCCAGCAAAAGCACCACACTCTTCTGCATGGAGCACCAATCCGATCCTCCGTTCCACAATCGCAGTCAAATCCTCCGACACAAACCAGACAACAGCCACAGTCCCCGCAACCAGACCGAATCCACGGAGAGAGGCTAGCTACCTAG